The segment CGATGCCGCGGTCCTCCAGGGTGGCCTCGATGGCCTCCTCGGGGAGTCCCCGGACCATGTCGTCGATGCGCTCGGGGCGGAAGGTGTCCTCGGTGTCGATGAAGATGGTCGAGCCGCGCAGCCCGCCGACCTCCTTCGGGAGCTGGACGTTCACGGAGAGCTGGTGTGTGACCTGGGACTTGCCGGCCCCGAACTCGCCGTACACCTCGGTGATGGACTGGGTCTCGACGCCACCGCCGAGGAGCTCGTCCACCTCGTCGATCTGCCAGCTGAGCTTGCCGATCTCGTTGCGTCGTTCGAGCACCTGCGAGCCGGTCTCGAAGCCGCCGATGTCGGCCTCCTCACGGGCGGCCTGCACGATGTCGGCGGCGCTGGACTCGCCCACGTCGGCCGTGTTCGATAGCTCGGAGGGGGCCGCGACAGCGATGCCCTGGAAGGAGTCGAAGCCTGCGTCGCGGAGCTTGTCTGCCGTTGCCGGTCCCACGCCGGGGAGTTTCTCGAGGTCTACGTCTGCCATACCTGTCCGTGAGTCCCGATGGGGTATAAAGCCCCGTAAACAGGGGAGTGAAAGTGAAAGTGGAACGTGGCATGGGGGTGGACTCGGTAGCAGGGCGAGGGATTAAACCGGAAGACGGGGGCGAGACGGTCAGCTGTGGCCGGCTCGCGGGCCGACGCGCGGGTCGACCAGCGCGAGCGCGGGGTCGGCGAGGGCCGTGACCCGTCACCCGATTCGTCTCACTCCCACGGATGTGTCCCGCTGTTGCTCGGCCACAGCGGGTACCAGTACTGCTTGTCCGTCTCGATGTCGAGCTCGCCGTCGAGGTTGCTCTCCAGCTTGAACTCGAGGGCGTCGTCGCGCTCCTGGCCGCTGCGGGGGACGAACGGGTAGTACGCGCCGCGGCGGAACGAGTAGATCCAGTAGGCGGTGCGGTCGTCGTTCGCGAACCCGAAGACGGCGGCGAGCAGCCGGGAGCCGTAGTCGCGCTCGATGAACGTGTCGGCGGCGAAGTGGATGCTGGTGACGAGGTCCTCCGGGTCGTCGTCGTGGAGGACGACCCACTGGTAGCCGTGGTCGTCCTCGCGCAGGTCGAAGTCGGTGCCCGTCTCCTCGGAGCCGGCCGCGAGGATGTCCTCGACCTCGCGGACGGCGTCGGCGAAGTCCGTGCTGTCGACGCCGGAGAAGCAGAGTGCGGCGTCGCCGGTGGACGCGTAGTCGAGCTCGGTGGCCATCGTGATGTACGCCGTGCTCATCCCGAAGAGGTCCTCGGGGTCGGCGGCGCGGGCGGCGTCGGCCTCGGCGCGGGTGCCCAGCATCTCGCGGATAGAATCGAACAGCCCCATATCGGGCGAAAAGACCGGGACCGCCTTAGGCCTCCCTATCGCGGTGCCCGGTCGTCCCCGCCGGTCGCGCCCACGTCCCAGATGGTCCGCCCACCGAGGAGCGCCGCGAGGACGCCGACGAGCGCGACCAGCGGCGAGACGACGGTGTCGACGCGGTCGAACAGGCCCTGCGCGGGGAACACCTGGACGCGGTACACCTGTCCGTCGAGGCGGACGTAGTCGGCCTCGATGAGCGGGACGACGGCGGCGCTGTCGGCCCCGCGCCAGCGCGTCGCCTGGTCGCC is part of the Haloarchaeobius litoreus genome and harbors:
- the radA gene encoding DNA repair and recombination protein RadA, with amino-acid sequence MADVDLEKLPGVGPATADKLRDAGFDSFQGIAVAAPSELSNTADVGESSAADIVQAAREEADIGGFETGSQVLERRNEIGKLSWQIDEVDELLGGGVETQSITEVYGEFGAGKSQVTHQLSVNVQLPKEVGGLRGSTIFIDTEDTFRPERIDDMVRGLPEEAIEATLEDRGIEGSPDDDETMDELVDDILDKIHVAKGFNSNHQMLLAEKAQELAGEHEDGEWPVRLLCVDSLTAHFRAEYVGRGELAERQQKLNKHLHDLDKVGNLFNCAVVVTNQVASNPDSFFGDPTQPIGGNILGHKSTFRMYLRKSKGDKRIVRLVDAPNLADGEAVMRVQDGGLRPE
- the pspAB gene encoding PspA-associated protein PspAB — its product is MGLFDSIREMLGTRAEADAARAADPEDLFGMSTAYITMATELDYASTGDAALCFSGVDSTDFADAVREVEDILAAGSEETGTDFDLREDDHGYQWVVLHDDDPEDLVTSIHFAADTFIERDYGSRLLAAVFGFANDDRTAYWIYSFRRGAYYPFVPRSGQERDDALEFKLESNLDGELDIETDKQYWYPLWPSNSGTHPWE